The following coding sequences are from one Saccharomyces cerevisiae S288C chromosome X, complete sequence window:
- the DAN1 gene encoding Dan1p (Cell wall mannoprotein; has similarity to Tir1p, Tir2p, Tir3p, and Tir4p; expressed under anaerobic conditions, completely repressed during aerobic growth) has translation MSRISILAVAAALVASATAASVTTTLSPYDERVNLIELAVYVSDIGAHLSEYYAFQALHKTETYPPEIAKAVFAGGDFTTMLTGISGDEVTRMITGVPWYSTRLMGAISEALANEGIATAVPASTTEASSTSTSEASSAATESSSSSESSAETSSNAASTQATVSSESSSAASTIASSAESSVASSVASSVASSASFANTTAPVSSTSSISVTPVVQNGTDSTVTKTQASTVETTITSCSNNVCSTVTKPVSSKAQSTATSVTSSASRVIDVTTNGANKFNNGVFGAAAIAGAAALLL, from the coding sequence TTAGCTGTCGCCGCAGCATTAGTGGCAAGTGCAACCGCCGCATCCGTGACCACCACTCTATCCCCTTATGATGAAAGGGTCAATTTGATTGAATTGGCTGTTTACGTTTCTGATATTGGCGCCCATTTATCTGAATATTACGCTTTCCAGGCTTTGCATAAGACTGAAACATACCCACCTGAAATTGCCAAGGCTGTTTTTGCCGGTGGCGATTTCACCACCATGTTGACTGGTATTTCAGGTGATGAAGTGACCAGAATGATCACCGGTGTGCCATGGTACTCTACTAGATTGATGGGTGCTATTTCCGAAGCACTTGCGAATGAAGGTATTGCTACTGCAGTACCAGCTTCTACCACAGAGGCTTCTTCCACCTCCACTTCAGAAGCTTCTAGTGCCGCCACTGAGTCTTCTAGCTCCTCTGAAAGTTCAGCAGAGACCAGCTCAAACGCTGCTTCCACCCAAGCTACTGTTTCATCTGAATCTAGCTCTGCTGCAAGCACCATTGCAAGTTCTGCTGAAAGTTCTGTTGCAAGCTCTGTTGCAAGCTCTGTTGCAAGCTCTGCTAGTTTTGCCAATACCACAGCTCCAGTTTCTTCTACATCTTCTATCTCAGTCACTCCAGTGGTCCAAAATGGTACTGACAGCACCGTCACAAAGACTCAAGCTTCCACTGTTGAAACTACCATAACTAGTTGTTCAAATAACGTCTGTTCAACTGTGACTAAGCCAGTCTCCTCCAAAGCTCAATCTACAGCTACTTCTGTCACATCGTCAGCATCTCGTGTTATTGACGTTACCACTAACGGTGCTAACAAGTTCAATAACGGTGTTTTCGGTGCCGCTGCTATTGCTGGTGCCGCCGCTCTATTGTTATAG